A DNA window from Fibrobacter sp. UWR3 contains the following coding sequences:
- a CDS encoding OmpA family protein: MKKAIALSLLAGSMAFAQSGLMGGVDGIHQHNASTLGQWNFSIGTGGDITLDSWSLTRGGLYTYKGKTYDLNQWDWTLAGNFNAAIGLLDFLDVGVSLPLYYDHANDDEGPSGYLDMWTTSRGDLDLWFKVGVPFSDESIFGLAAMFDFYIPTGENSVGTRPRHAWYLNDEGFTQPFSADAFAMAGTLEFTLDLTKKNIPIRWNTHAGFVLATGDGQANTLVYGTGINWLPLSWMDAFVEYSGEFRVQKTGYPREAIEDPMLITPGLRFHLPWNIDFAMGLDIAVRALKNFGYDMKDEMETANLYTVRYMDERGNKVTYGYVPTPRYAGTAALVWRFGGKDKDTDEDGVVDKKDSCANTPKGAVVDSLGCPLDGDKDGVLDGFDKCPGTPEGATIDSVGCPFDTDKDGVYDGIDKCNETPEGHQVGINGCEGDFDGDGVEDSFDRCPNTPKGVSVDTTGCPKDTDKDGVTDDLDKCADTPAGFSVDSLGCPMDSDKDGVPDALDKCLNTPAGLPVDSLGCPADADKDGVTDDLDKCADTPAGFSVDSLGCPMDSDKDGVPDALDKCLNTPAGLPVDSLGCPADADKDGVADALDKCPNTKQGAQVNAEGCEGDYDGDGVPDDADQCPNTKQGVPVDSTGCPADSDKDGVFDVNDKCPNTPAGTTVDNTGCPMDYDKDGVPDDNDKCPNTKPGITVDSTGCPQDSDKDGVFDGLDQCQETPADVSVDSVGCPMDTDKDGVADYLDKCAYTLEGVKVDEKGCPLDKKQDLNELKHGIEFQTNSTKFTKNSYGKLNDLVNLLKQYPNVNLEVQGHTDNVGSAKKNKALSQKRAQAVVDYFVKKGGIAADRFRAVGFGPDKPIASNSTKKGRKQNRRVEFVPFEK; this comes from the coding sequence ATGAAAAAAGCAATCGCTCTTTCTCTACTTGCCGGTAGCATGGCCTTCGCCCAAAGTGGGTTGATGGGCGGTGTGGACGGTATCCACCAGCACAATGCCAGTACTCTTGGCCAGTGGAATTTCTCCATTGGCACGGGTGGTGACATTACTCTGGATTCCTGGTCCCTTACCCGTGGTGGCCTCTACACCTACAAGGGCAAGACCTATGACCTCAACCAGTGGGACTGGACTCTCGCCGGCAACTTCAATGCCGCGATTGGTCTTCTCGACTTCTTGGATGTCGGTGTGAGCCTTCCGCTCTACTACGACCACGCAAACGATGACGAAGGTCCGTCCGGTTACCTGGACATGTGGACCACGAGCCGTGGCGACCTTGATCTCTGGTTCAAGGTTGGCGTGCCGTTCAGCGACGAGAGCATCTTCGGCCTTGCCGCCATGTTCGACTTCTATATTCCGACCGGTGAAAATTCCGTGGGTACTCGCCCCCGCCACGCCTGGTACTTGAACGACGAAGGCTTTACCCAGCCGTTCTCTGCCGACGCATTCGCGATGGCCGGTACTCTCGAGTTCACCTTGGACCTCACCAAGAAGAACATCCCCATCCGCTGGAACACCCATGCGGGCTTCGTGCTTGCAACGGGTGATGGTCAGGCCAACACGCTCGTCTACGGTACGGGTATCAACTGGCTCCCGCTCTCCTGGATGGATGCCTTCGTAGAATACTCCGGCGAATTCCGCGTGCAGAAGACGGGTTACCCGCGCGAAGCTATCGAAGACCCGATGCTCATTACTCCGGGTCTGCGCTTCCACCTGCCTTGGAACATCGACTTTGCCATGGGCCTCGACATTGCCGTCCGTGCCCTCAAGAACTTCGGTTACGACATGAAGGACGAAATGGAAACGGCCAACCTCTACACGGTCCGCTACATGGATGAACGTGGCAACAAGGTTACCTACGGCTACGTCCCGACTCCGCGCTATGCCGGTACTGCCGCCCTCGTCTGGCGCTTCGGCGGCAAGGATAAGGACACCGATGAAGATGGCGTTGTCGACAAGAAGGATTCCTGCGCCAACACCCCGAAGGGTGCCGTGGTTGATTCCCTCGGCTGCCCGCTCGATGGCGACAAGGACGGCGTTCTCGATGGATTCGACAAGTGCCCGGGTACTCCGGAAGGCGCTACCATCGACTCTGTCGGCTGCCCGTTCGACACCGACAAGGATGGCGTGTATGACGGCATTGACAAGTGCAACGAAACTCCGGAAGGCCACCAGGTCGGCATCAACGGCTGCGAAGGTGACTTCGACGGTGACGGCGTGGAAGATTCCTTCGACCGCTGCCCGAATACCCCGAAGGGCGTTTCTGTCGATACCACGGGTTGCCCGAAGGATACCGACAAGGACGGCGTGACGGATGACCTCGACAAGTGTGCCGACACTCCGGCCGGCTTCTCGGTTGACTCTCTCGGTTGCCCGATGGATAGCGACAAGGACGGCGTGCCCGATGCTCTCGACAAGTGCCTCAACACTCCGGCTGGCCTCCCGGTTGACTCTCTCGGCTGCCCGGCTGATGCTGACAAGGACGGCGTGACGGATGACCTCGACAAGTGTGCCGACACTCCGGCCGGCTTCTCGGTTGACTCTCTCGGTTGCCCGATGGATAGCGACAAGGACGGCGTGCCCGATGCTCTCGACAAGTGCCTCAACACTCCGGCTGGCCTCCCGGTTGACTCTCTCGGCTGCCCGGCTGATGCTGACAAGGATGGCGTTGCTGATGCTCTCGACAAGTGCCCGAACACCAAGCAGGGTGCTCAGGTGAATGCTGAAGGTTGCGAAGGCGACTACGATGGTGACGGCGTACCGGACGATGCTGACCAGTGCCCGAACACCAAGCAGGGCGTGCCTGTCGATTCTACCGGCTGCCCGGCCGATAGCGACAAGGACGGCGTGTTTGACGTGAACGACAAGTGCCCGAATACTCCGGCCGGCACCACCGTTGACAACACCGGTTGCCCGATGGACTACGACAAGGACGGCGTGCCCGATGACAACGACAAGTGCCCGAACACCAAGCCGGGTATCACTGTCGACTCTACCGGTTGCCCGCAGGATAGCGACAAGGACGGCGTGTTCGATGGCCTTGACCAGTGCCAGGAAACTCCGGCTGACGTCTCTGTTGACTCTGTCGGTTGCCCGATGGATACCGATAAGGATGGCGTTGCCGACTACCTCGACAAGTGTGCCTACACGCTCGAAGGCGTGAAGGTCGACGAGAAGGGCTGCCCGCTCGACAAGAAGCAGGACCTCAACGAACTGAAGCACGGTATCGAGTTCCAGACGAACTCCACCAAGTTCACCAAGAACAGCTACGGCAAGTTGAACGACCTCGTGAACCTCCTGAAGCAGTACCCGAACGTGAACCTTGAAGTTCAGGGCCACACCGACAACGTCGGCTCCGCCAAGAAGAACAAGGCTCTCTCTCAGAAGCGTGCTCAGGCTGTGGTTGACTACTTTGTGAAGAAGGGTGGCATCGCCGCCGACCGTTTCCGCGCTGTCGGTTTCGGTCCGGACAAGCCGATTGCCAGCAACTCCACCAAGAAGGGTCGTAAGCAGAACCGTCGCGTGGAATTCGTTCCGTTCGAAAAGTAA
- a CDS encoding ABC transporter permease has product MAPLTLAKIAIRALLRNRMRTFLSVLGIVIGVAAVIAMVAMGEGSRISIKEQMTSMGSNAIIIMPNRDRRGGVQMESSEMLEEADVIAIREQATYIDGVSPMVTVGGQAIVGNNNSPTTLSGISADYLKIRNYEIEDGVMFDDEADRMAKVCVIGQSVVKNLFPEGDPIGKTLRYKSIPLKVIGTLKAKGSGDFGQDNDDVIFTPYQTVMRRFSATTNIRQIYANSIGEGYAEKATEEIMGILKERRSWTRPTDPFRVFTQEEMIQTITSTSDLISLVLTIIAGISLFVGGIGIMNIMYVSVTERTKEIGLRMAIGARGRDIMFQFLFESVIISLLGGIIGIALGIAASEVVKSVFNMPMSVSITSVVVSFAVCFVTGVFFGWYPARKASRLDPIEALRFE; this is encoded by the coding sequence ATGGCCCCACTTACTTTAGCAAAAATCGCGATACGCGCGCTTCTCCGCAACCGCATGCGCACCTTCCTCTCGGTGCTCGGCATCGTCATTGGCGTGGCGGCAGTCATCGCCATGGTGGCGATGGGCGAAGGCTCCCGCATTTCCATCAAGGAGCAGATGACTTCGATGGGCTCGAACGCCATCATCATCATGCCGAACCGCGACAGGCGCGGCGGCGTGCAGATGGAATCCAGCGAGATGCTCGAGGAAGCCGACGTGATTGCCATACGCGAGCAGGCGACATACATCGACGGGGTCTCCCCGATGGTCACTGTCGGCGGGCAGGCGATTGTCGGCAACAACAACTCCCCCACCACTCTCTCCGGGATTTCCGCAGACTACCTCAAGATACGCAACTACGAAATCGAGGACGGCGTGATGTTCGACGACGAGGCCGACCGCATGGCGAAAGTCTGCGTCATCGGGCAATCCGTCGTGAAGAACCTCTTCCCCGAAGGCGACCCCATCGGAAAGACCCTGCGCTACAAGAGCATTCCGCTAAAGGTCATCGGTACATTGAAGGCGAAGGGCTCCGGCGATTTTGGACAAGATAACGACGACGTGATATTCACTCCGTACCAGACCGTGATGCGCAGGTTCTCGGCAACGACAAACATCCGGCAGATTTACGCGAACTCCATCGGCGAAGGGTACGCCGAGAAGGCGACCGAGGAGATCATGGGAATCCTAAAGGAACGGCGCAGCTGGACAAGGCCCACAGACCCGTTCCGTGTGTTCACGCAAGAAGAAATGATACAGACCATCACGAGTACATCCGACCTGATTTCGCTCGTGCTCACGATTATCGCGGGAATTAGCTTGTTTGTAGGCGGTATCGGAATCATGAACATCATGTATGTTTCCGTCACCGAGCGCACCAAGGAAATCGGGCTCCGCATGGCAATAGGTGCACGCGGGCGCGATATCATGTTCCAGTTCCTGTTCGAATCCGTCATCATCAGCCTGCTGGGGGGTATCATCGGGATTGCGCTCGGCATTGCCGCCTCCGAGGTGGTAAAGAGCGTATTCAACATGCCCATGAGCGTTTCTATCACGAGCGTCGTCGTGAGCTTTGCCGTGTGCTTTGTTACCGGAGTATTCTTCGGATGGTACCCTGCAAGGAAGGCCAGCAGGCTCGACCCGATTGAAGCGCTTAGGTTTGAGTAA
- a CDS encoding polysaccharide biosynthesis tyrosine autokinase — translation MDNNVSQNVAPKQEDDEIDILEILMFLKTKWKFLLVFLLLGLFAGGVAAMWMRPAYKSDILLQVDVKGNKSSKALGEMGALLDVSTPSEAEMQLIKSRMVLSSVVEEQRLCYSAVPLDKVDRLLHREGRMDLEFLSIPRAVSEAKIKIKARVLPDSTKFELLGEDDAVLLKGEVGETYRQPYAGDTLAICVRSMKARPGQTFLLGATHPQMAVAGLLGGLSVSEEGKNSGIIRVSMQHAYPDRVADILNSIANTYLKQNIEMRSAEAKKTLDFLEEQLPSVKAKLDSSEQKLTSFRNANGTIDLSGETRVHLEKDVSLQQRLLELEQKKQEALRLFQAEHPTVRTIEQQQARLYGEIAKQKKAADKLPKTQQEFLSLQEEVEVNNKLYTNLLNNIQQLRVVQAGEVGNVRIVDQAYVPIKPAKPNRKLIFGGVALAFLLLGCAIVLVRRMSHNGVASSTEVEQATGIGVYGKLPMLGKGTENNVLDPVVHEKPDEPFAEAVRALRTALEFSLFADGKKVLMVSGLIEGVGKSFVSTNLACSFAMSGKKVLLVDMDLRRGRMFKKGHKGLCEMLRAEKFDDEYIEMVSENYHIIGSGKRVVNPGDLLNKNRFGTFLDTFRKKYDLIILDTPPVFQCSDALLVEKYADYLLCVLKQSAHSMDNIQEALSTFDRSTETPLPKAFVFNKCERHSGYGYGGYYGYYGYKKY, via the coding sequence ATGGATAATAATGTATCGCAGAATGTCGCTCCTAAGCAGGAAGATGACGAGATCGACATTCTCGAGATATTGATGTTTTTGAAGACGAAGTGGAAATTCCTTCTGGTTTTCCTTCTTTTGGGGCTTTTTGCGGGTGGTGTCGCCGCCATGTGGATGCGCCCGGCCTACAAGAGCGATATCCTTCTGCAGGTTGACGTGAAGGGCAACAAGTCTTCCAAGGCGCTTGGCGAAATGGGCGCCCTTCTGGATGTTTCTACCCCCTCCGAGGCCGAGATGCAGCTCATCAAGAGCCGCATGGTGCTTTCTTCCGTTGTCGAGGAACAGCGCCTCTGCTATTCGGCCGTACCGCTGGACAAGGTCGACCGCCTTTTGCACAGGGAAGGCCGCATGGACCTCGAGTTCCTGAGCATCCCGCGTGCCGTATCCGAGGCGAAAATCAAGATAAAGGCCCGCGTGCTGCCCGATTCCACCAAGTTCGAACTCCTGGGCGAGGACGATGCCGTGTTGCTGAAGGGCGAGGTCGGGGAAACCTATCGTCAGCCCTATGCGGGTGATACGCTTGCTATTTGCGTGCGTTCCATGAAGGCCCGTCCGGGCCAGACCTTCCTCCTGGGGGCGACCCATCCGCAGATGGCGGTCGCCGGTCTCCTGGGTGGACTGAGCGTCTCGGAAGAGGGCAAGAATTCCGGGATTATCCGCGTCTCGATGCAGCACGCCTACCCGGACCGCGTGGCGGACATCCTGAATTCTATCGCGAATACCTACCTCAAGCAGAACATTGAGATGCGTAGCGCCGAAGCGAAGAAAACCCTCGACTTCCTCGAGGAGCAGCTCCCGAGCGTGAAGGCCAAGCTCGATTCCTCTGAACAGAAACTTACCTCGTTCCGTAACGCGAACGGGACCATCGACCTCTCGGGCGAAACACGCGTGCACCTCGAGAAGGACGTGAGCCTCCAGCAGCGCCTGCTCGAACTTGAACAGAAGAAGCAGGAAGCCCTGCGCCTGTTCCAGGCGGAACACCCGACGGTCCGTACCATCGAGCAGCAGCAGGCAAGGCTCTACGGCGAAATCGCAAAGCAGAAGAAGGCGGCGGACAAGCTCCCCAAGACCCAGCAGGAATTCCTTTCCCTGCAGGAAGAAGTCGAGGTCAACAACAAGCTTTACACGAACCTCCTGAACAACATCCAGCAGCTCCGCGTGGTGCAGGCGGGTGAAGTCGGTAACGTGCGTATCGTGGACCAGGCCTATGTGCCCATAAAGCCCGCGAAGCCGAACCGCAAGCTGATTTTTGGCGGTGTCGCCCTGGCGTTCCTCCTCCTTGGCTGTGCCATCGTGCTCGTGCGTCGCATGTCGCATAACGGTGTCGCGAGCAGTACCGAGGTCGAGCAGGCTACGGGTATCGGCGTGTACGGAAAGCTCCCGATGCTCGGCAAGGGCACCGAGAACAACGTGCTCGATCCGGTCGTGCACGAAAAGCCCGACGAACCGTTTGCCGAGGCGGTCCGCGCACTCAGGACGGCGCTCGAGTTCTCGCTCTTTGCCGACGGCAAGAAGGTCCTTATGGTATCGGGCCTCATAGAGGGCGTGGGCAAGTCGTTTGTCTCGACGAACCTCGCCTGTTCCTTTGCCATGTCGGGCAAGAAGGTTTTGCTTGTGGATATGGACCTGCGCCGTGGCCGCATGTTCAAGAAGGGCCACAAGGGCCTCTGCGAAATGCTCCGTGCCGAAAAGTTTGACGACGAGTACATCGAGATGGTTAGCGAGAACTACCACATCATCGGTTCGGGCAAGCGCGTGGTGAACCCGGGCGACCTCTTGAACAAGAACCGCTTCGGTACGTTCCTCGACACGTTCCGTAAGAAGTACGACCTGATTATTCTTGATACCCCGCCTGTATTCCAGTGCAGCGATGCGCTCCTGGTCGAAAAGTATGCGGATTACCTTTTGTGCGTGCTGAAGCAGTCGGCGCATAGCATGGATAACATCCAGGAAGCGCTCTCTACCTTCGACCGCAGTACCGAAACACCTTTGCCGAAGGCCTTCGTGTTCAACAAGTGCGAACGCCATTCGGGTTACGGCTATGGTGGCTACTACGGCTACTATGGCTACAAGAAGTATTAA
- a CDS encoding GtrA family protein codes for MLHFIKYNAIGIINTLITLAVVWVLHQWLDWGKEVSNFLGFVAGGVNSYLMNRIWNFKSHNRKRTEVVRFLVVFLLSYALNLAALEGTAYLLENAQWCRSFTVWISQFMKPTYFANIVANIVYVLASFMLYKKWVFKK; via the coding sequence GTGCTCCATTTCATCAAGTACAATGCCATTGGCATCATAAACACGCTCATCACGCTTGCCGTGGTGTGGGTGTTGCACCAGTGGCTGGACTGGGGCAAGGAAGTCTCGAACTTTCTGGGGTTCGTCGCGGGCGGCGTCAACAGCTACCTCATGAACCGCATCTGGAATTTCAAGAGCCATAACCGCAAGCGGACGGAAGTCGTGCGGTTCCTCGTTGTCTTTTTGCTGAGCTACGCGCTCAATCTCGCGGCGCTCGAGGGCACTGCGTACCTGCTCGAGAACGCGCAGTGGTGCAGGTCGTTTACCGTGTGGATTTCGCAGTTCATGAAGCCTACGTACTTTGCGAACATTGTCGCGAACATTGTCTACGTGCTGGCGAGCTTTATGCTGTACAAGAAGTGGGTTTTTAAGAAATGA
- a CDS encoding acetyl-CoA hydrolase/transferase C-terminal domain-containing protein, which yields MNWIEGKKCSAEDAAAMIQDGDILGVSGFTLAGYPKAVPLALAARAEKLHAVGTPFQVTLYAGASTGDSCDGALSRAGALKLRMPYQSNPSLRKGINDGSIRYIDAHLGKMGYLVRTGAVPAPTVAVIEVSAILPDGRVCLSTSGGNSVCYLDMAPKIILELNTRLGESCVGMHDDALPELPPHAKPLPVYSAGDRVGSEFVKIDTNKVIAIVENDAYDEVTPFVEPDDVSRNIGERILDFIRFEESHGRLPKGMAYQSGVGKVANAVLCAMANDERLGRIDLFTEVIQEAVLPLLKKGKLGVASGTALTLSQAAQQEFVQNAADWKKHFVLRQQEVSNSPDIIRRVGVISMNTALEADIFGNVNSSLVCGSAMMNGIGGSADFARNCALGFFLTPSVAKGGAISSIVPYVSHVDHTEHDTQIFVTEQGLADLRGLASEDRARLIIKNCAHPDFREPLTDFLEYGLKHAKGRHLPLALERAFEMHNRFLETGKML from the coding sequence ATGAATTGGATTGAAGGCAAGAAGTGTTCCGCGGAAGATGCCGCGGCGATGATTCAGGATGGCGATATTCTTGGCGTTTCGGGCTTTACGCTCGCGGGTTACCCGAAGGCGGTTCCCCTCGCGCTTGCCGCCCGCGCCGAAAAACTGCACGCTGTCGGCACGCCTTTCCAGGTGACGCTCTATGCGGGCGCATCGACCGGCGACAGCTGCGACGGGGCGCTCTCCCGCGCAGGTGCGCTCAAGTTGCGCATGCCCTACCAGAGCAACCCGAGCCTCCGCAAGGGCATCAACGACGGGAGCATCCGCTATATCGACGCGCACCTCGGCAAGATGGGTTACCTTGTGCGCACGGGCGCAGTCCCTGCGCCCACTGTCGCCGTGATAGAAGTGAGCGCAATTCTCCCCGATGGACGCGTGTGCCTTTCTACTTCGGGAGGCAATTCGGTCTGCTACCTCGACATGGCGCCGAAAATCATCCTGGAACTCAATACACGCCTGGGCGAGAGCTGTGTGGGCATGCACGACGACGCCCTCCCGGAACTGCCCCCGCATGCGAAACCCCTGCCGGTCTATTCCGCAGGTGACCGCGTGGGTAGCGAATTTGTCAAGATTGATACGAATAAAGTAATTGCAATTGTCGAGAACGATGCGTACGACGAGGTGACCCCGTTTGTAGAACCCGACGACGTTTCGCGCAATATCGGCGAGCGCATTCTCGATTTTATCCGGTTCGAGGAATCGCACGGCAGGCTCCCGAAGGGAATGGCCTACCAGAGCGGAGTCGGGAAGGTTGCGAATGCGGTCCTCTGCGCGATGGCGAACGACGAGCGTCTCGGGCGCATCGACCTGTTTACCGAGGTCATTCAGGAGGCGGTGCTCCCTCTGTTGAAGAAGGGCAAGCTCGGTGTCGCCTCCGGTACGGCGCTCACGCTGTCGCAGGCCGCGCAGCAGGAGTTCGTGCAGAACGCCGCCGACTGGAAAAAGCATTTCGTGCTCCGCCAGCAGGAAGTGAGCAATAGCCCCGACATCATCCGCCGCGTGGGCGTCATCTCGATGAACACTGCCCTCGAAGCTGACATTTTTGGTAACGTGAACAGCAGTCTCGTGTGCGGCTCGGCCATGATGAACGGCATCGGCGGCTCGGCGGACTTTGCCCGCAACTGCGCCCTCGGATTCTTCCTCACGCCGTCTGTCGCGAAGGGTGGCGCCATCAGCAGCATCGTGCCCTACGTGAGCCACGTGGACCACACGGAACACGACACGCAGATTTTCGTGACGGAGCAGGGCCTTGCCGACCTCCGCGGGCTCGCCTCGGAAGACCGCGCGCGACTCATTATCAAGAACTGCGCCCACCCCGACTTCCGCGAACCGCTGACCGATTTCTTGGAATACGGCCTGAAGCATGCAAAGGGTAGGCACCTGCCGCTCGCGCTCGAACGCGCCTTCGAGATGCACAACCGCTTCCTCGAAACCGGGAAAATGCTCTAG
- a CDS encoding histidine phosphatase family protein has translation MGTRKENRLATFWAFVCALAFGLVACGGDSSSASPEEQVQDSSSDEQVPESSSSDFKADAPDPAISYSSSVSASSSSVQTSDTVTVGDTLVSDDTLSHDTDWVRNPDSIYYFSRLAIDGRVSALFGLTPNSSMRIEYLQTLTDFSVNGVDSGSASVIEAFLPITYWKPYVRVSIDGIALDFPGASAVTGISLSALGDLISSDTVNVDFVSTAELSRAETLVAAGQPLAEAVGQAATEVLRVFHMDDFTDLPEEDVAAHFLAIHLLVSSRVAVGDGFTFADIARDIADDGLWNDSAARASVADWALRADAEDAFAGVRKWLSDRAPSVPGFEKNLRLFYQKELGIPECSSENAGTMLHVGNVASRYFVTDESDFSKVSERFTCNAAGGIELASDSLKDVYAFGEGKAGEVRQGAFTKNRYYTYSSSKNAWVPSTEVEKDSYFVQMSATSTFTDIKDVYEGIKPNERVIFVLRHAERGDDTSKGGSLTDNGKAQSKAVGEKLTKFEEPFLLGGSEFKRAHQTVEYIARGRGQQYDVRDTFPELNDDWYTFSQEANDKAKSDCNCGGWELTSKYAYTGAYTSGDKAAFYALDERSVELIVYVLLAKYNDPSQRFVMLSSHDKVMVPLVVYCTQGKVNLKKHDGGKWLNYLAGVAIIIDELGNRRYVPVKGLDSAYM, from the coding sequence ATGGGTACACGAAAAGAAAATAGACTTGCTACTTTTTGGGCATTTGTGTGTGCGCTGGCCTTCGGGCTTGTTGCCTGTGGCGGCGATTCCTCATCTGCCTCGCCCGAAGAACAGGTTCAGGATTCCTCTTCCGACGAGCAGGTTCCGGAATCCTCGTCTTCTGATTTTAAGGCCGATGCCCCGGACCCGGCAATTTCTTATTCGTCTTCGGTCAGCGCCAGCAGCAGTTCCGTGCAGACCTCCGATACGGTTACGGTAGGTGATACTCTTGTGTCGGACGATACCCTTTCGCACGATACGGACTGGGTCAGGAATCCGGATTCCATCTATTATTTTAGCCGTCTTGCTATTGATGGCCGCGTGTCCGCGTTATTCGGCCTGACTCCGAACTCCTCGATGAGGATTGAATATCTGCAGACGCTAACCGACTTCTCCGTGAATGGGGTGGATTCTGGAAGTGCTTCCGTTATCGAGGCTTTTTTACCGATCACTTACTGGAAGCCCTATGTCAGGGTGTCGATCGATGGTATCGCTCTCGATTTCCCGGGTGCATCGGCGGTTACAGGGATTTCTCTTTCGGCATTGGGCGATTTGATTTCGAGCGATACGGTGAACGTGGACTTTGTTTCGACCGCTGAACTTTCGCGTGCTGAAACCCTTGTAGCTGCAGGGCAACCCCTGGCCGAAGCGGTGGGGCAGGCGGCAACAGAGGTTCTGCGTGTGTTCCACATGGACGATTTTACCGACTTGCCTGAAGAGGATGTGGCTGCACATTTCCTCGCCATCCACCTGCTTGTTTCTTCGCGCGTGGCGGTGGGCGATGGATTTACGTTTGCAGATATTGCCCGCGACATTGCGGATGACGGACTCTGGAATGATTCGGCTGCACGTGCGTCAGTTGCCGACTGGGCTCTGCGCGCGGATGCGGAAGATGCCTTTGCCGGTGTCCGCAAGTGGCTTTCGGATCGGGCTCCGTCTGTTCCCGGTTTCGAAAAGAACCTGCGCCTGTTCTACCAGAAAGAACTCGGGATACCCGAGTGCAGTAGCGAAAATGCGGGGACGATGCTTCACGTGGGGAATGTCGCGAGCCGCTACTTTGTTACGGACGAATCGGATTTTTCGAAGGTCTCCGAGCGGTTTACCTGCAATGCTGCAGGTGGCATAGAACTCGCCTCGGATTCCCTGAAGGATGTTTATGCGTTCGGTGAAGGTAAGGCTGGCGAAGTGCGCCAGGGCGCATTCACCAAGAACCGCTACTACACTTACAGTTCTTCGAAGAACGCTTGGGTGCCCTCTACCGAGGTGGAGAAGGACTCTTACTTTGTTCAAATGTCGGCAACGTCGACCTTTACCGATATCAAGGATGTCTACGAAGGAATCAAGCCGAATGAACGCGTGATTTTCGTGCTCCGCCATGCGGAACGTGGCGATGATACGAGCAAGGGCGGTTCGCTTACGGACAATGGCAAGGCACAATCGAAGGCAGTCGGCGAAAAACTCACCAAGTTCGAGGAACCCTTCCTGCTGGGCGGTTCTGAATTCAAGCGGGCGCACCAGACGGTAGAATACATCGCGAGGGGGCGTGGTCAGCAGTACGATGTACGCGACACTTTCCCCGAACTCAACGACGACTGGTACACGTTTAGCCAGGAAGCGAATGACAAGGCGAAGTCCGACTGTAATTGTGGCGGCTGGGAACTGACTTCCAAGTATGCCTACACGGGTGCCTACACGTCTGGCGACAAGGCGGCGTTCTATGCGCTGGACGAACGCTCCGTGGAACTGATTGTTTATGTGCTCCTCGCGAAGTACAACGACCCGTCACAGCGGTTCGTGATGCTCAGTTCGCACGACAAGGTGATGGTCCCGCTGGTGGTCTACTGCACGCAGGGCAAGGTGAACCTCAAGAAGCATGACGGCGGGAAGTGGCTCAATTACCTCGCGGGGGTCGCCATTATCATTGACGAACTCGGAAACAGGCGCTATGTGCCCGTCAAGGGGCTCGATTCGGCCTACATGTAG
- a CDS encoding ABC transporter ATP-binding protein: MRAENPILSIQDIRRDFKMGDETVHALRGVNFSIHPGEFVTIMGTSGSGKSTMLNILGCMDRPTSGHYILDGEHTEKLKRDALARIRSKKIGFVFQSYNLLNRTTAIENVELPLLYNSGVSASERRRRAIEALERVGLAERMNHLPNQLSGGQQQRVAIARALVNDPVIILADEATGNLDTRTSYEIMMIFQELNRQGKTIAFVTHEPDIATFSGRTITLRDGLIKKDVINENVQDAKAAFEALPPPEMIDD; this comes from the coding sequence ATGCGAGCAGAAAACCCCATACTTTCGATACAGGACATCCGCCGGGACTTCAAGATGGGCGACGAGACCGTGCATGCGCTGCGCGGTGTAAACTTTAGCATACATCCAGGCGAGTTCGTGACCATCATGGGGACCAGCGGCTCGGGCAAGTCCACGATGCTCAATATACTCGGGTGCATGGACCGCCCCACCTCCGGGCACTACATCCTGGATGGCGAACATACCGAAAAGCTAAAACGCGACGCGCTCGCACGCATAAGGAGCAAGAAAATCGGGTTCGTATTCCAGAGCTACAACCTGCTGAACCGCACGACCGCCATCGAGAACGTGGAACTGCCGCTCCTGTACAATTCCGGCGTATCGGCAAGCGAGAGGCGCCGCCGCGCCATCGAGGCTCTGGAAAGGGTCGGGCTTGCAGAACGCATGAACCACCTGCCGAACCAGCTTTCGGGCGGCCAGCAGCAGAGGGTAGCCATCGCGCGCGCCCTCGTGAACGACCCCGTGATTATCCTTGCCGACGAGGCCACGGGTAACCTGGATACACGCACGAGCTACGAAATCATGATGATTTTCCAGGAACTCAACAGGCAGGGGAAAACTATCGCCTTCGTGACCCACGAACCCGACATCGCGACATTCAGCGGGCGCACCATCACGCTGCGCGACGGGCTTATCAAGAAGGACGTAATCAACGAGAACGTGCAGGACGCGAAGGCCGCGTTCGAGGCCCTGCCGCCACCGGAAATGATTGATGATTGA